A window of Chaetodon trifascialis isolate fChaTrf1 chromosome 3, fChaTrf1.hap1, whole genome shotgun sequence genomic DNA:
GTTCGTCCTCAGTGCAGGATAACGGAGCAGtcacctctcttctccttcttcttaaaACAACGAGTAATTTTGTCGGAGTGTCGCGTTAGAGTAGCTTCGCTGCTATTGTCCTGTCCACTACACGCCCGATAAAGAGCATTGCGCCGTGAATTTTTGACGAGGTAAGTGTCTTATTTTGTCATTATCTTGTAGTTGTTGCTccttagctaatgttagcatcgTAGCTAACGTTAAGCTCGGTCAACCGGCAAGGAGCACGAGCGGTACCACTAAGGTGTTTAAGACTAACATAGTAAATTAAGTCTTGTCTTTGTGTACAAGGTTTTCCCGAAACGCGGTTATCTGTTATTCTGTTAATACCATCTATCGAGACAGACAAGTCGTGACTCGTGCTCTCGTAATGTTTAGGAAGCAGTAACTACTACATACCTCGCGAGTCATCACGTAACGCCACTTGAGGGCTCGTGAGCGCCTGTCCAACGACTGAATGTATCTAAAATCGTCGTGCTTGTAATGTAAAAAACAGTGGCTAGAGGCTCTCGTCCGCAACAGTGTTTGTGTCCTGATGGTAGAAGTGTAATCAAGGATACCGGAATGTCAAATCACGGTACCAAATCTGAGGGCATACAGTGTGACACCGGCGGAGCCTCCGCGTGCATTGAAAGACTCACAGGTTGATTAttagaggaaaacaaaaacaaaatatgatcGAAACTGTCACCACGACAGACTGTTTAGGTAGCTCATTGGTTCCTATGTGTAAATAAAAGTAGTCACGCTTAAGTATGCGCGTTTTTCTCGCTCTAATCCCTTTTTCCCGAACTTTAAGGGAGGAAAGTGTGGGAGTGATCACCCTGTCGAGGAATGTTTAGCTCTGGTTTCAACAGGGGGAAGGGTATGACGCAAAGACTGGTTTATCTcattgagattttttttgtttgtttattacaATGACATGATCATTGCACATAGTGGAAATGCTCTGGAGCTTTTAGCCAGCCATCTAAAAATAGGCATTGACATTATGGGTTGACCCTGTGTGAGAATTTCTCGTCAATCCttgattttgtttattgttCAAGGAGTGGTTTACCATGAAGAACAATTCACCATTCTTTCCTCTTCGTTAGAGTGTAATCTCCCCCTTTCAGGTGGATGGTAGTTATAAAGTGTTGTAATAATCCACTGACCTTGTTGTGAAAAGTTTCATAGAGAGCAGTGTGAGTCTGTCTTCCCTGCATGCAAGAAGAAACTCTTTATTTAAATATGTGCATTATTATTGTGCTATTATGGGTAAATGACAGTGAAATTGTTTGAATTAAGTGGAGAAAAGTGTCCTTTGTAGTTTTGAATGTACTGTGCAAAAACAGGTTTTTGCAGCAAATGAACATGTCAGTTAAGTTTCTACTGTCTCCTTTAGGACAATCATCATCACAGCTGCTGACTATGGATCTGATATTGCGCCGCTGTCCATTCGTGGCTCGTGTGCCCCAAGCCTTCCTCCAGCAGACCAAAAAGTCTCTGTTGGCGTACGCCCAGCGATGCCCCATCATGATGGAGTTGGCCTCTAAACCCATGGCTCCATCAATGGCACGGGCCCTCTGTTCCtactcttcatcttcctcccaCCAGGACACTGAGGCCATCAAAGGTGGGGGTGACAAAGAAGGAGTAGATGCAGTTTTTATTTAGCCTAGTCTACACCtaagctgctttattttgagTAAAATATCCCAGTTAATGTAATGACTTACTGAACTATTGCTGTCAATGATATTGCTTGTTTGTTAATAATgatttaaaaacctttttttgtccatttgcaGACCCCAAACAGCAAGGGGAGCCCAAGCTGCCTATTGGCCACCCTATGCCGCCCTCAGGCCAGGCGATGGCCTCCAAATGCCCTTTCCTGGCTGCTGAGATGGGACAGAAGAACAGCAGTGTGGTCCGCCAGGTCGGCATGGAGTTCCAAGAGGACGTCCAGGAAGTCCGCACTGTCCAGAAAGGTAGGAGTTGTTTATAGGTTGATTAGACAATTGATTTGACCCATCGTTTTGTACATGATTTTGTACTATTTCCTTTTTGTCCTCTCTTGATCTTTTTTAGAAGTGTCCCCTGCCCAGTTGAAGAAGCCGACCTTGGCCAGTGTCTTTAAGGGAAGCGGAGATGAGCAAACTAATCTCATGAAAACTCTCCTGAAACAACGACCTGAAAAGGTCTCCCACTTGCTGCAGGATAACCTGCCAGGAAGTAGTAAGTTTAATTTGTGCACTCTGATAAATCATTCACGAAAGCACTGACAGAGAATTGCCACACTAAtttaaatggcttttttttttttttttactaattaGCCATTTTGAAGTTGgtatgttttgggctttttgagTAAGATGAGCCGAGACTTTCATCACGTTAGCCGTTGCTTCATCTGTCACACTGCCAGCCACATTAAGCAAGCTTTGGCTTCCTCCTCTGTTACAGTGTCCTGCTTCCACTACGATGACTTTCTTGAGAAGAAGATAGTAGAGAAGAAGAGTGACCACACATATCGTGTGTTTAAGACTGTGAATCGTCTGGCCAACGAATTCCCCATGGCCACCGACTTCACGGGCTCTTcggaggaaaagaaggaggtGTCTGTTTGGTGCAGCAATGACTACCTGGGCATGAGTCGGCACCCACGGGTCATGCAATCCATTATGTGAGTATTGCAGGAGTTGTTTATGTGAGTGTAGTataggaaaaaaagacacttaATCCAGTCCCTTGGGTCTAGACGTGTTTACATGTGAGAAGACAAATATTTTTCTTGGCTGTCCACATCTCCTGTTGACGTGAGAGAGAGATAAACTGAGTAAAGTTGAGACACAGCAGATGATAATTGAATACAACCTGACACCCATGAGTGATCCAGGTCATTGTTTGTGTGGGTTGGACTGTTAGTTGGTCATAGTTCACATCTAAACCTCAGTGGGGCCCAGTGAGATgggatgtttttcttcttttctgtaaGCTTGTTTGAGCGTGCCCGTGCAGCTCTCTTATTCCCTGTGCAGTAGTAACACCTTGAAACACAGAGATTAAAGCTCTCCGTTGCTACGACAGATTATCGTCACTTGGAATCCAGAGAGGCCATGTCTGCCATCAGTGCAGTGCCTGATTAGCCATCTGGAGCACTGGGAGTTTTCCTGGTGGGCTGTTTGTTAATTGGAGTCAATGCAATgcaaaatatacatattttccAATAACCCCAGCCTCTGCGTAAATATAATAGCGAATTTATATATGTACAAGTTACTTGGATGCAGGGTACAATGTAATCTACTCATATAGCCCGCCATTATTTGTGATAATACACCACATTGGTTTCGCTGGACAGCTGATAATGTAGGCTTGGCTAAGTTTGCCATGCAGCTTCAAAAAACAGGCAagataaaacttttttttttgtttccagagATACTTTACGAAAGCATGGCTCGGGTGCAGGAGGCACCAGGAACATCTCCGGGACCAGTAAATTCCATGTGGAACTGGAGCAAGAACTGGCTGACCTTCACAACAAGGACGCTGCACTGCTCTTCACCTCCTGCTTTGTTGCCAATGACTCCACCCTCTTCACCCTCGCCAAGATGCTGCCTGGTAAGCAAAAAACCTCTATACGATCATAATAAATCCAACATTTATGTTGTTCTTGTCAGTCATTGACATTCATGCATTCAGTGGAGTAAATATGATGCAAAATCAGTTTTAAACAGCTCTTattctcacttcctctctttcctctgaaCTGTTTCAGGTTGTGAGATCTACTCTGATGCTGGCAACCACGCCTCAATGATTCAGGGTATCAAGAACAGCGGCGTTAAGAAGTTCATATTCCGCCACAATGACACCGCTCATCTCCGAGAGCTTCTACAGAAGGGAGACCCCATGAAACCGAAGATCGTGGCCTTTGAGACTGTCCATTCCATGGATGGTTAGTTTGGGATGATCCCCAGTGTTTTTTCAAGCATTTATAAATGGCAATGTTATGAATCACTTAGCTTGCAAGAAAGCCAGTTACAGCTACATGTTTGCTTGCACAAGAACCAGCACTTGATCGTATTTAACAGTGGTCTAGCAAAGGAAATGTAGTCAATAGATGTTTGGTTGGACGAAAATGACCTATTTTGTGCTTTGGCTAATGGCGAAACTTTTTTCGATCCATCTTTCTGTTAAACAGGTGCCGTGTGTCCGCTGGAGGAGATGTGCGACGTGGCCCACGAGTTTGGTGCCATCACCTTTGTAGATGAGGTTCATGCCGTGGGTCTCTATGGCGCCAGAGGTGGGGGCATCGGAGACAGAGATGGCATCATGCACAAGATGGATATTGTCTCAGGGACACTAGGTTAGTATATAATCTGTACTAAAACAAATTACTGATGATACTCTATGAAATGTTTTGACTATGAAGCCTTGTGAACCATTTATAGTTCACATAAAAGGCCACCTGTGTCATTATACTTACCTTTCCATTTATAgtctgctgtatttttattttatttttctgaaacaaCTCCCAGCTTGTGGGAAACTCATAGCTCCCTGTTTTGTTGTTATGCTCAGGATCAGGCCTCATCTGTGTCACACAATATGCCAGAAGGCTGAAAGAAGCTCAAGCAGCTCTGTTGTTGCTAGGAGACTGTGGGCTCTTGTTGCACTCTTATTGAATTActccctgtgtctgtgtgtcaccgTCAAGCTGTGGGGCCGCTTTCTATCTCCGAGCTCTACAGCCCCCGTATCCCTACAGCTGCCATTTTAGGATTATCCAGTTTTTGAGATTACAGTGCGAAGGTTTTGCATCCATCGCTGTAGTGActgtttttaaacaaaaattCATGTTTAAAGGAGCCAAATTAAAGAACAATAACTGATGtgtcatgtcctccaccaggcaAGGCCTTCGGCTGTGTGGGCGGCTACATTGCGAGTACCACTGCCCTGGTGGACACGGTGCGTTCCTTCGCTGCTGGTTTCATCTTCACCACGTCTTTGCCACCAATGCTGTTGGCCGGAGCCAGGCAGTCGATCCAGATTCTGAAAGGTGAAGAGGGCCGTATGCTGAGGCGCAAACACCAGCGCAACGTCAAGCTGCTCAGACAAATGCTGATGAACTCCGGGCTGCCGGTGGTGCACTGCCCCAGCCACATCATCCCACTCCGGGTAATTTAGAGCTTAATTCATGGCCTAATGACATGAAATATGATACAAACCATCCAACCACATTACAATCAGCAATGTACTAAGTAGTCCTTAATCTGTCTCCACAATGCCTCCATTGTAATGGCTGTATATGTCTCTTTATTATTTCTAGGTATCAAATGCGTTGAAAAACACAGAGGTATGTGACATCATGATGAGTCGCCATAACATCTACGTGCAGGCCATCAACTACCCCACCGTTGCGAAGGGACAAGAGCTTCTGCGTATCGCCCCGACGCCTCACCACACCCCTGAGATGATGAAATACTTTGTTGGTAAGAGGATCTCGTAGTCTTGTtatacagtagtagtagtatcgTATAAATtctgttaaaatgtaaattcactCTGTCGGAGATTAAACTTTCCCCTCATTTGTGTTGGAGATGTAGACAACTTAACgtgacctcctctctctcctgttttccCTCTGCAGAGAGGCTGGTGCACACATGGAAGGAGGTGGGCCTGGAGCTGAAGCCTCACTCATCAGCAGAGTGCACCCTCTGCCAGCAGCCGCTGCACTTCGAGGTGATGAGCGAGAGAGAAAAGTCTTACTTCCATGGCCTCAGCCACCCGATCTCAGCCTGCGCATAACACTAATCACTGCACCTGGCTCGAGATGGCACATATACGCTCAACGCTCATTCCTCTGTCACTGTCATAGAATGTATTAATTATCTTTGATAAGTTCTCCTACATATATTATTTAAAATATTCTACAGTAAAATGTTCTATATGCTCTCAATAAAatatgagaaagaaagaatggtggtgtttgtttgtctggtATTTCCTTTGGGAGTTTTATAAAGCAGAGATTAGATCTGCTGATTTCATAAGGAACCATGAATAAGATGGGAAAACGCAGTTCCATACACAAAAAAACCTGCCTTACACAAAAAGACTGCTTTTATTCAGCACTGTCGTCCCGTAGTAGTGATCCAAGGAAACGTGAGCTTAACTACTGaagcacattttctgaaatggGCCGGTGGTGTGAAAACAAGCCCTATCATATTCACTGAATGACTTCCATCAACAGATGCCGCGTTATTTTGTTGTCCTGAGAAGGCAGATAAGTGACATTTAATTATGTGCTGCTAATGCTCAGAGGCAGAGCGCTTACTGGGAGCTTTCGTAAAGCTTCGAAATGGGTGTCAACAGTTGACCTGAAAAGGTTAAATCTCTTTTCTCCTGGCAGCTGTGTGAGTAACCTAATTATTCAGATCCACTGGCCTACTTAAGCTTGTTAAGAATGAAAGACATTAACAAAGATACTTAAGTTTGATCCTGTCAGTCATTTGGAAGAGACAACGCTACCACTGGAGCTCACGTGTAACGAAACTAGTCAGCTTACTAGTTGTGTGTGTTAGTTGTTAGGTTTCAGGTGTCCTTTATTTGAACAAATGATTAGACCAGAAG
This region includes:
- the alas1 gene encoding 5-aminolevulinate synthase, non-specific, mitochondrial, which produces MDLILRRCPFVARVPQAFLQQTKKSLLAYAQRCPIMMELASKPMAPSMARALCSYSSSSSHQDTEAIKDPKQQGEPKLPIGHPMPPSGQAMASKCPFLAAEMGQKNSSVVRQVGMEFQEDVQEVRTVQKEVSPAQLKKPTLASVFKGSGDEQTNLMKTLLKQRPEKVSHLLQDNLPGSMSCFHYDDFLEKKIVEKKSDHTYRVFKTVNRLANEFPMATDFTGSSEEKKEVSVWCSNDYLGMSRHPRVMQSIIDTLRKHGSGAGGTRNISGTSKFHVELEQELADLHNKDAALLFTSCFVANDSTLFTLAKMLPGCEIYSDAGNHASMIQGIKNSGVKKFIFRHNDTAHLRELLQKGDPMKPKIVAFETVHSMDGAVCPLEEMCDVAHEFGAITFVDEVHAVGLYGARGGGIGDRDGIMHKMDIVSGTLGKAFGCVGGYIASTTALVDTVRSFAAGFIFTTSLPPMLLAGARQSIQILKGEEGRMLRRKHQRNVKLLRQMLMNSGLPVVHCPSHIIPLRVSNALKNTEVCDIMMSRHNIYVQAINYPTVAKGQELLRIAPTPHHTPEMMKYFVERLVHTWKEVGLELKPHSSAECTLCQQPLHFEVMSEREKSYFHGLSHPISACA